One genomic window of Glycine soja cultivar W05 chromosome 9, ASM419377v2, whole genome shotgun sequence includes the following:
- the LOC114368119 gene encoding uncharacterized protein LOC114368119 yields MAATISPSSPNYHASISNTTINNLFDDSLTEIFCKLPCKSLFTCKSVSKRWLTLISNPNFHSLFLTHQHTLFQKTQALGEDLDQPSFILKPYNALVITPNSPSLQLGPLENHLSLSFLGPNFEPTNIVPQLRSVLKFVFACSNGLLVYGNPRPRHRCIYHIRNPLTKDSLELPCALTLCDHAGVLVGFTCDPYYHLETDKTKNAKVSIFSASQRRFRVVRIPAFSDTRSAFDVEVFYSETGKWKNFLVSCPKGFACGFFLTASSVEHEGKLYFMGGGRVLVYDPYENERVASVIELPRGFGEAYRGCLGVSCGTLQLSEFPISPSSAFEAYSGRVWELKHCGKGEETTTTTTTWELVHEFCLPEVVGPGFEELKANESENVKGCSRILAFHPYVRDTVFLKFGDNIICCNLLTRRFKVSKYGGLSLLFYPVIPIVIPWWPTPIPALPL; encoded by the coding sequence ATGGCTGCTACCATATCCCCATCATCACCTAATTACCATGCCTCCATATCCAACACCACCATCAACAACCTCTTTGATGATTCCCTCACCGAAATCTTCTGCAAGCTCCCATGCAAATCCCTCTTCACATGCAAGAGCGTCTCAAAGCGATGGCTCACCCTCATTTCCAACCCCAATTTCCATTCCTTATTCCTCACTCACCAACACACCCTCTTCCAAAAAACGCAAGCCTTAGGAGAAGACCTTGATCAACCCAGCTTCATTCTAAAACCATACAATGCCTTAGTCATAACACCAAATTCACCCTCTCTCCAACTTGGGCCTCTCGAAAACCACCTATCTCTATCTTTCCTAGGCCCGAATTTCGAACCCACCAACATCGTACCTCAATTACGTTCGgtcttaaaatttgtttttgcatGTTCCAATGGTTTACTAGTGTATGGAAACCCTCGTCCACGTCACAGATGCATATACCACATACGTAACCCACTCACAAAGGATTCATTGGAACTCCCTTGTGCTTTAACTCTTTGTGATCACGCTGGGGTTCTCGTGGGTTTCACGTGCGACCCTTATTACCATCTTGAAACTGATAAGACGAAAAACGCAAAGGTATCTATATTTTCTGCTTCTCAGCGAAGGTTTAGGGTTGTTCGCATTCCCGCGTTCAGCGACACGAGGTCTGCATTCGACGTTGAGGTTTTTTACTCCGAGACAGGAAAATGGAAGAACTTCCTCGTGTCGTGTCCCAAAGGGTTTGCGTGTGGGTTCTTTCTCACGGCGTCGAGCGTTGAACACGAGGGGAAGTTGTACTTCATGGGTGGAGGGAGGGTTCTTGTTTACGACCCTTATGAAAATGAGCGTGTGGCTTCGGTGATTGAACTTCCCCGTGGCTTTGGTGAAGCGTATAGAGGGTGCCTTGGGGTTTCTTGTGGAACATTGCAATTATCTGAGTTTCCTATTTCACCCTCTAGTGCCTTTGAAGCGTATAGTGGGAGAGTTTGGGAATTGAAACATTGTGGGAAAGGagaagaaacaacaacaacaacaacaacgtggGAATTGGTGCATGAGTTTTGTCTCCCTGAGGTTGTTGGGCCAGGCTTTGAAGAGTTGAAGGCTAATGAGAGCGAAAATGTGAAAGGGTGTAGTAGGATTCTTGCTTTTCATCCATATGTTAGGGACACCGTGTTTTTGAAGTTTGGCGATAACATCATTTGTTGCAATTTGCTAACTCGTAGGTTTAAGGTTTCCAAATACGGTGGTCTCTCCTTGCTTTTTTATCCTGTGATCCCAATTGTGATTCCTTGGTGGCCAACTCCTATTCCTGCACTACCCTTGTAA